tacctctagtcataaccaGAGATAGGCGCACGAGGGTGCTTTTCATAGCCTAGGGATGGCGAACCTTTTTGGGTCCGCGTGCGAAAaatcttcaaatattttttctcgattaacaaaatagaaaaaatgactttttttctgaatttatttacaagcttaaaaattacaatagagtttcttaaaaataaagtcatagtcaataaaaatatacatcagCTATTTATCAATGAAGTTTTTACTGTTGCACATTCGATGACAAATTCTTAATATCTGGTTCATGTTTCGTCACTTTTAGTAATACACAAGACCAATTGGATTCATCAGTCATTCTATTTCTTaaactatgttttttttttaattaatttctgaaaattgataatattGCCCTCGctagtttttttaaatcgttaaAGATTTCTGGAACGGCGTTCCAAGTTCTCATTATTTCTTCTTctgcatttttattaattatgttcGTTAATCAAtcactttcaattatttttccaaatcaacaaatttttgtttccatATCGAACTCGATTGGAATTCGATAAATTGCATGTCAATATCTTCCAGATTTAGCCACTCGAAAATCTCCAAATTGCGGTCATCTACTGATgtccataaaataaattttgatgtcttttcaAATCTCGTGAATTGTTTGAATCTTGAAGAAAACTCGTTGATTATCGATTGAATAACTACAGAAAATTCTTGTGCTAATTTGATTTGATCTGGCTTTTCTTCGGcaaaatttttgtttgtatttggaaaatatttgaAGGTGTAATCACTCGCCCGTGAAAATCGCGCCGCCACTCAATGAGTGTCTCAAAAATGTCTCCCCACTTCCTGGCCAGTTTGTTCGCacctgattttatttcttcgtatgaatttcgtaatttactaacattctCATCGGTCAGAATACggtaggaaaagcctgttcctcttcttcctgttgtatcctgctcgcgcaaattaagtgagtatgtaccgtttaccatgcaccctttttttttgatctttcgacttaagatctttcgattttcgatctttgccttccgatatttgcgttttcggtaatttaaaattccggctcgtcacgtagacccattgaAATGCATTGCGCGTATGAAACACAGAGCATTTTCCAGGACGATTATGCACCGTgtcattttaaatgcaaaaatattgtacagattaaatgttattatttttaggtgaaagagttaattaaaaaacatgGAATTTCGACGCTGGCGTGGCTGGGTAATAGTACTGACTTAAACCTGATTGAGAACTTATCAGGCATAATGTGGTCAAAAGTGAATAGCAATGAGCCTACTTGTAAATACCAGCTTAAACAAACATTAGAAAAATTATGGTATGACGACATTACAGtcgattgtttaaaaatattggtggaaTCGATGCCTTAGAGAATTAGAGAAGTGATACAAAATAAAAGAGGGGTTGCAAAATATTAGATTAAGCGTTTTTAATtacgttatatacatatgtatgtatatataatttaggtaaaattttatgataaataaatagattttaagaaaaaaaacattttttttacaaacctcctttacgtttcacacggTCTTCGTTTATTAGATAGCAAAATCTGTctaatgaaacgtaaaggaggtaagtaaaaaaacccAGTTTTACaagaaattgaattaaaattttatttaaaaaaatatttacttcaaataatcgaaaaaaaaaaaatatatatatttgtttgtaaaaCTTAACACTCAAAATTGTTGGATAGAAATTATTTAgagcaaattaatttaaaaaatacgcatttttaAGGTGGACACTTTTTCATTGACCGCTacttagaggttgtgatcgagaaatctcgtctcgagatttctcgagaaattttgattctcgtttctcgagaatattttattgtaaaatttcgagattctcatttctcgagaatattttattatgaaaattcgagattctcatttctcgagaaatcgtttattagaatctcgaaaatatcgagaatattcttaatttctcactacatgtttttgctcaataaactgactgatttgtatacttgttaattcgtaaataattttgtgaagtattgtaatatgtatagatggtcagtatttttattatttgtccggtaagttattattcggtcatcatataagtacatatacacatgttacaacgaaatcgcaccatttttaagttacatatacatacatatgtatgtgcatgtaggtactagtcactagtgcgaaattattcggttatgatatcactaaagcactagtgaaaatatattttcactgacaatatgaccccacttaacacacataaaacaaagatttttgatttattatttatttattcgagtatttgttccttagatattaatcgatttatagtcagtattttaatatgcatagatggtcagtatttttattatttttccggtcacaaaaacacgggcaaagccgggtagcaacactgggaattttataaaattcttttttacatattgttatttttactattttaaattacttttgtatatttttattttcttttcatgccttcttttataatattttttttatataattttacttttttttcttttcaatgttctattatatctctctatatctttctttcgtaatgtctttaataaagttgtaaacccctgatataatatacatatgtatgtagtgttgttgtccttttgatttttgtatgttgtcaagtttatatgctaaaaaaatcaattcactatattaaaaaaaaaaattatactttctcgagaaacaaaaaaagaaaatctcgaattctcgagattcaaatatttcgagaaaataagattctcaaatctcgagattcaaatattccgagaaaaggagattttcgaatctcgagaatcaaaaaaagtcgagaaatcacaacctctaccgCTACTGTAACTGTATATTATTTTCCAACCAGTGTCGTGTTGGGGTAACCAGTAAAGTCactggtatatgtatgtttcttaaaataaataataaaataaagtcagGATCAAATAATATTGTAAAGAAATACAATAGAATTGTgatgaattaaaattaacacTTATATTTCGATCAAATATACAATTGTtatgaatactttttttttaaatgttcattgcatttaataatatttgcacacatataatattcaatCTATCGATACCATAAAATCTAGTTAACTTGataccaattttaaatataattgagaataatatttttacttagtaacattaaaaatattatatacttagtACAATATAAAGGTGTATCCataatcattttaaattaatattcatatatttatgcataccatcgattgtattatattatatgttcatatatatatacacatgtacaatcAAGGTCAGTCACTgtgagaaataaaaaataacaatagctTTAGATAACAATATACAAATAACTGTTacaattattaaatacaattttttagaaGATTGTTTTGCTAAGTGAATTAATTCCAATGACatttaaagtaaattaaaattttccatgGAATGTCTGTAATCACATACATAacatatttcgaaaaatataaattaaaaaaaaacacagatgATCAAATCTTTGAGCACTTTGAACACTTTATTGCTTATTTTAGAAGATAAACTTATTAAATCTAAAATCCCAATTGACTACtattatataacaataaaccgattaatttaatattataaaggttcaataaagtttaatttcaaaaaGATATAaagaaacaatatataaatagaggtaggaccggaagcgcgccgtctattgttccattattgtatatgctttgtaaaaaaggttcggcaaacctttaacaatgcatttacaacatgtgaacaatgaacagcgcgctctgggtccgctctttatatataaatatacgtatttacTAAATATTTTCTAATGCTTTTATTGATTTTCGTATTATTAATTGGGATGGTCTTTTCTCTTTTGTTCGATCCATTtgactattttatttttcaattcaacgTCAGATTTCACTTGATCCATACTCAACGGCGATCTGTTAAATGGATCCGATTGATCACTCAGCAAATGTCtgaaataaaatagtgaaagaaaTGTAATGACAATAATATGGGATTAAACAaccttatatttatgtacatatgtagttgtaaaACAAACACAGGTATGAACCTCGCAATAGTAGTACGATCGATTGTAATTTTGGAGCTTGGAAGAATCACAGGATCGTACATAATTGTATTCATGATTGGATCTAGAAATTCGTCGGGGGCGTCCCCTAATACTTCGTCATCTTTCAATTGTCTCTGTGCCAGTTCAGAGACGCGTTGTGCAACAGTTTGCAAAGAACTTACTAGTTCTCCTCCCCGGATACGAACTATTTAAAGAAAAAGGACAacatatatgtgtacatgtatgtatctactctaatattatatttatagtgcgaaaaaaataatcaacaaataGTTTTAATACCGAGAACATCTTCAGCAAACTTAAACAATTGTGGACTGTAAGATCTGCCGTCTTGAGATACTGCCAAacaaaaattatcattatcTCCCAAGTGAATGTATATACGGCATATGTTAAGAACTGTAGTAACGGGATCAAATTCATATTCCTTCGAATCTTTAACCTGAGTGTTTAAAAAGTGTTAATGAAAAACAACATAcatcatacaaacatatgtatataatttcataatcAAAACGTACtttaaaattctttttatttggtCCGACCAAATGCAAAAGAAAATAGTTTAACATGGATGCAATACGATCGAGCATTGTCGGATGGCAAAATACTGATTTTATTTCACTAGTCAAATGTTCTAATGTGCGTATTGTATGTTTGCCTAAAATGTTATCAAAACGAGCAATCATTCCAGTATATCGTAGATTATTATAGTGTTCCTCTCTTTCTTGAATTGATAGACGTGCAACAGCATCATCACTAAAAgagaacatatgtataatataatattacagagtgaaatattaaatatgtaagatGCTTTCGTGTACAACTATACCTTGTCGATTGCATCGTTCTAATTTGCGCCATATTATTGAGAGCCTCGTCTAACAAGAAAACTGCATCATTCATTAAAAGATTTACAAACCGTAAAAATATGGGAGGCGTGACCGCTTCCATACTGGCTTCGGCCTCTTCTGAAAGACGCCTAAAAACATTTTGTTTAAAACGAGTACGTATAATAACTTGATATTGTCGattatattaaccctttgagtgctgacgtcttttctgttgaaagcccgacacgctgaaaatttcaccaacatttccaactacaattatttagaaatccaatagaaagcaggtacaaaaattgtagctaatccaaacaaaccttagataactaccgccgcggatttcgagttttgtaaaggtgtgtttagactctctaccatatcttgcaacaatataaaataaacaaaagaagtctattaattaatgtatttttccaaaactagttccatcttattcattgttgttaaaatgttatgctcacaatctaaatgccaagccacaatctaaaatactaagcaactagggatttccatcgagaaattctgctatggttataaattcagaaattccggcctaaaccagtctttataaacgttgacaaatgaatgacacggattacacgaatgaccgtgaaaaagtcgaaaaaattcgtttatcatgcatatgaaaaacggttagtattgttgcgtaggggtgggtggaggatccaagtaaaaggccaacagtcgtttcacagcatttattgatgattcaggagatatacgtactgacagtgctcagtccagaatgacatgatatcgcctacgtaccgccttataaagggtagatctctcaggacgcctaatctgtttacatgttgtatagtcacgtattcggatatgtatttccacgacattgggtctccccttaccgattctgagaaataactaataacggtcattgtttagcctatatgcacttagagtccagatataatctttggaagtaagtgcatgcacctagttaatccgataacagatatccgttggtctaagtgcaattcgctcaatccgcggcgtacgtaacagtatatacaatatgtatatatcagtggcgtgcggtaaaaccctctctccccccgtcgtacatcctcacttaatttgcgcgagcaggatacaacaggaacaagaggaataggcttttcctcccgtatcctgcgcgcgcacaaggctgtatgacaaaaagagagataatttcactgcatgccactgatatatatattatatatccatagtaccgtttaccatgcacccttttttttgatctttgacttgagatctttcgattttggatctttgccttctgatatttgctttttcgaccttttcactttcggtcccgtgaggtagacccggattacacgacccatgtacaatgcatttttttttcaatgctacctggaaaggctaattagcaggtagtattcttttttactttgtacatgctcaaaatacatcgCCTATCGACGTTTTTCAcacccatggacttgttggcagaacgccgatcggcgttggtcagcattcaaagggttaattgatCCATCGATTCGGTTTGTTTACTCACTTGAATATATTTCGATGCTCTTCGATTTCCCATAAATATTCCATAATCAAATACATTGGTCTCCTATAGTTAAACTTCTGTTCAAATTGTACACTCTGACCGGTCACTTCGATGCCCACAAAAACGTGAAGTAAACTTGGCACTATCTGAAACACgttcatatacgtacatatatatatacatatataagaatattttgTAACGCAAGAATGTCTCTTGGTAGctctgcatgtatgtacatacatataaatgcaaAAATGCAAATTAGCACATTTCTCAAACTTATGATATTTTGGATTCCATCTGATTCGACTTGACGACTATGTAGCATTAGAATAAGacataattttttgtataaatctttGACTTTTAACATCTGTTGActataaataatgtaatattatgcaatctCTATACCCTTGTCTCTTACTGAATCTTACCTGAAGCCGGTGTGGATGTTCCTTGAATATTTTTTCGCGGAAAAAGGAACTCATCGAACTTACAGCCACGTCATCGTCTTGCTGATTTGGCAGCATTGTTGCGAGACATTCTGCAAGTCGTGCtctgttgtaaataaaatttattaatagaaaaaaagtaacATTATGCATGCAATGTATGCATCCTAAAACAAGAATTCAAAATTCACCTCAAATGAGGATTGCGCATTTTTTCGGCCGAACCCATAAATACCAGAACCAATGATAAAATTGGTTCGAGCAAGTCGATACCTCGCTCTCCGACCGTTGTTGGACTAAAATACTTCACCGAACTCAAATaaccaacaatattttcaacaatgaattccGGAACACATCTATAAAAACAATAGCCCGGTGTAATCACATGTCAcattatcacatacatatgcatataaaaaagtatcacattcaattaaatatgtatatttcagtaCCTCAAAGTATCTGGTTCTTCTTCATTTATGGGAAACTTCAATTCGAGATCAGATAGAGGAGCGTAAGAATCTGTAGTCGCATCGTGTTCACCTTTATGGACGGCTACTTGAACGAGCCAATGGCATGAAGCTGAATGCAAATTGGCTAACAGTGACATACACTGAGGTTCACGAATCGCACACCGCATTGACAGCAatctaataataatgaaaagaattatatatgtatgttacagtgaaagcctatttcaagtgaaaatatatatttttaccaatacaAGCagagaaaatgtatcaaacaatgaatttacggtaaacggactactggttatatgtgaaccagtcacaggacaaccggtcactctagatcggtcacacgtgatcacccgttactctaaaactggtcacacccttaaactggtcacgagaaaactggccacaccctaaaatcggtcacgagaaaattggttgaccgattttagggtgtgaccagttttcttgtgaccagttttagtgtaacaggtgatcacgtgtgaccgatctagagcgaccggttgtcttgtgactggttcacatttgactagtaatcaccgaaccgaatttACAGtgtaataccaaccctaacaacccaatcttaaattaataaatccaaccctgaaaatgtaactgcttatgatttcactgaaaatatattttcactgctgttataatttcactgtgacatatatagacgattttaattataacaaactagttgttttaccaggcttcgcccagtatttataatataaacaacttaaacatggcgaatctaatagtaaatattcatttggtttttttattaaatttatttgaatcgaaaaaaaatatatcggatcatcgtcatagaaactttgatttgttttcgatgttaccaacaacattacatatgtatgtacatacttacaaagtctctttcgaaattacatatatattaagatgtcatttttttttaaacaacttTCTATAATACAGATATATCCTTTGCGcgtttaaacaaaaatgtattatacgtatcagtggcgtgcggtgacttttcaaccagaggatgctgtccaaaaaACGACcagttcatttttttaaattttattttattcttcgaaactttgtcatatttatatttattaaaatgtatttgatatgttttcctttttgaatgaatattcaatattggtgggTTTTGGGCTTTTAAGATGGCTGGACcccagcaccttgtccatacaaacgtattagacttctcccttcttcaattatggcactagataaattatttaatatgctatttatgggtctacgtgacgagagagaatgttaaattacagaaaacacaaatatcggaaggtaaagatcgaaaatcgaaataaaatatttttgacgtaaattttaagggatgcgcagcatccacagcatccatggaCGGTACACCACtgagacgtatgtatgtatgtacatcagatgtatgtatgtgtattgtaacatatgtatgtatgtacatatatacattatatgtagtacCTCGTCATCAAATGTTTTATTCGTCTATCTAACACATTTGCCAATTCACTTGAAGGGTCCGTTAATGCTTCAGCAAAAGTTTGCCTAAAATGACTCAACTCCTGACTGATCTTTGTCAATTTTTCAGCAACAACGCGATAACCTAAAATACAAGAGTACAGTTTTCATaatagttatatgtacatatatcaacaaaccgttaaaaacaaataattaatgcGTTAAAATTGGCACCTAAATCGAGAACTTTGTGAGTCATGAAGAAGCATTCAGTAACAAAATTGTATGTCCCGGCTGTTGGTCTTGTCACTCCATCTACATCTTCGTATACTTCTCTCGGTGGAATTATGCATGTTTCTTTACTTAAATCtttcatatgtacacattttgcATCTCTATCTGCTtcctaatttattacaaatgaaaataatatcttAAGTGATTTATTATAACTGCAGttttataatgaaatcttaCAGATTATATGCAGAGCACTAAGCaccgaaaaataaatatgtatgcacatgtgcAAAGTAAAAGTCATTTATGCAGATGGTCGTAAAAGTGCGAATGAATGCCTAGGAGTTGTACTTACCAATAGTCCTATCTCTAACTCATCAATGACtcttatactatacatatgtgaatatatacataagtattttatatactattaaaaattattaacttcataaaaataataaaataacctcAACGGCACAATAAGTTGGATCAATTTTTAGGCATTTTGAGTTATTGGGTGATGAGCAAAACGGTTGGCACAGCATTACTAATACATAACCCAAATTCAGCATGAAACCATCAGACGCGCATAGCAAGGCTGAAGAAGAACTCTGAAAATATGAACTTTAcaataactaataaaataaaaacttaaaaaaaccaacaaaatcGGTAAACAGCATACCTGAGATGCCCAAATTTTCCCTTTCGATAGATTCGCGTAGATACAATCAGCGATCCATTTAAGAAGCATAGTTTTTGTTTTTGCGTTGCATTTCAGTAACGCTAAAAACATTTTGTGAAGATTGCTGATTAAATGCTCGAACGCTGTCCACAAGTTTCTTTCCTCTATATCACAAGGAGCCTGAAAATATGAAAGCACCCTcacttaaattttaacaatatgcAATATGCATGTAAGTACAATTAAATCGAACCAGATGTAATATGCAGAAAAAGTTGTAAAgttttttactaaaatattaCTAGCCTTATCTAATGGCGaaacaaaatattcaaattgacCCGAGTGGTTCCCCGGTAGCGTGGAGAGAGATAGAAGTCCTCCCAACAAAGTTTTCTGATAAGTCAAACCTACGTCGTTTTTAACAGGTTTGCACAACTCCAATAAAATTTCAGCCAAGTGTAGATTTCCTGTGAAACATAAATTTCAACATCCACATGTTTGTGATTTTGATTAATATAATCAATCAATAAAtgcttattataaaataaaactaacccGTAAACAATTGCAATGCAGGGAAAATATATAAGTCGAGCGTAGCCAAACTAGCTTTTTGGATATCttcatcaattaattttaaaacggGCTTAAATATATCCCTCAGCTGATCGAGTGCATCTCCAGGGTCTAAAATAAAAACGATCAAATTATTCGCATTGTATTTCTTGCCACATTacccagatacatatgtacatgtgtgtagtTATTCAATATTTACCGTCGGATGTAATTTCTTTGACAATTTCGTAAATGAAATTGTAACATGTTTGGTCATACATTTTTGTCAGATTTAACAGTTGATCGGGGAGATTCTGTTTTTCGAACAACTCTGGTTGTTTTAAGGCGGTTACCGCATTCCTCAGTATtagttgtttcatttttttcacaaCACTAATTTCACACTCGTCTATGCTATTACAATAAAAGGATAAATTTTGTTCGGCTAAAAACAGGTAGGTGATAACTTCATGAATCACCACATTTTTATCAATCGCACCACCATTTTTTGGCAAAACACAAGCTGCAGGATCATATAACAGTAGTCTTTCAAACAAAGCTTGCTCCAAAGTATCCAAATCGATTCTGGTTTCGGGACTGACGGATTGTGACAGCTCTTCGAGAAAAACCAATTGATTGGGGTAGTCTTTCCTCTTTGCTTTGGCTGGAATGGCTTCAGCATTTATCGTAATGGAAAATACTCTTCGCACCATAGTGTCGATTTTGGCAATCTCTGTATGAGAATTGTCGACTGTTATATCTGATCCAATTTCAGGCGATAGCGTTTCGTCCATCGATTCAGCTATCCCTTCGATGGATGACGAAAACAGTGCAGTGAAAGGGTTCCCTTCAGCGTCACCCATATTGAAAACTCactaaaattcataaaaaataaattatattaatttttattcaaaataaactcCAGGCTATAGAAACCAACAAAGCTACGTGGAGAAgtcatataaatgtatacacgTCTATTTTTGATTATCGTAAACGTTCGTCAGTCGTTAGCTATGACATATTGTCAAACATACTCGTATCTctactttaaaataatcttgtttaataatacaaaaaagtaCGTAATTGAATGACGAATAAGAAAGTACCTCCGTATTGTGACTAGTATTTGCCAAAAGTGGGTTCCAAAATGTCGACGCAGCTCAGAAGAAGTGTGACTCGAAGATCAGCTTCAGATCGATCGGCTGATTTCGAAGAGTTTCGAAGGCCAGACGAATGAATGAGTGGTCAGACGAAGGAGTGCTCGGCCAtgtcaatacaatacaattgtcACAGTGACGTACCGTTTGCTGCCTGCTGTCTGCCAGAAACCGAACCAACACCACAATCTTCAGTCATCGACAAATAATCTCAGCCCCTTCGAAATCCGACCATGAAATACATCCACTTCAATTTTTAGAAATTTCAGCCCTTTTCAAAATAGCCCATTTTTGGTACACATGCTTTATATTAACGATTTGATTGTTTTCCGTGTGGTTATTGCTGACCATGAATTGAAAATTACCAATGCAAAACCTCAATTTAACTAACAATTCATCAGATTATGAAATTCCACTTTGTAATTTTAATGAGttaattatagtaattaaaataataacagtgTAGGTGGGGtaggatgtgttgaccgtatcccagcctaacgaaacactgttgtgcttgttttaataaagttttattgtttgcctaaatattgtacaaaggtattagaaTATGTGGGCAAAAGtctgtcgttcagcggtctctggatatggtagagtgtcgctggcttggcgttcggctatgtttagaaggtctctggatgcggcagtgtgttgctggctcggcgttcggctatgttcagaaggtctctggatgcggcagtgtgttgctggctcgttgttcggctatgttcagaaggtctctggatgcggcagtgtgttgctggctcgttcgttcggctatgttcggaaggtctctggatacggcagtgtgttgctggctcgttcggctggttgatcttccaagtccgcgtagtgtagtggtggcaggtcaggagctggatgtcgactggtctgctgctgtgtgtcgacgcttgctgctgtgggtcgactggcgttgtttgggctgtacctccttttatagtgtttctggttgCTGGCTGTTGTTGATgcgtatgcgaggaatgtgtttttgtcgatggggtagacttttctggaacgattggcaccgttccgcttgagtttagtttaatggctgcaggtgtgcttcgactggtttgttTCCGCTCTACTGGTAGGGGTGGAGCTTTCTAGAAGGTTTTGGCACCGTTTcgcttgagtttagtttaatggctgcaggtgtgcttcgactggttttgggaatgtattctgcgtcgcagtaaatgtcttgatggtgacgagattcccacaaCAGCCTCCACATTGTTTGCTGATTTGT
The nucleotide sequence above comes from Arctopsyche grandis isolate Sample6627 chromosome 4, ASM5162203v2, whole genome shotgun sequence. Encoded proteins:
- the Ube4A gene encoding ubiquitination factor E4A, with the translated sequence MGDAEGNPFTALFSSSIEGIAESMDETLSPEIGSDITVDNSHTEIAKIDTMVRRVFSITINAEAIPAKAKRKDYPNQLVFLEELSQSVSPETRIDLDTLEQALFERLLLYDPAACVLPKNGGAIDKNVVIHEVITYLFLAEQNLSFYCNSIDECEISVVKKMKQLILRNAVTALKQPELFEKQNLPDQLLNLTKMYDQTCYNFIYEIVKEITSDDPGDALDQLRDIFKPVLKLIDEDIQKASLATLDLYIFPALQLFTGNLHLAEILLELCKPVKNDVGLTYQKTLLGGLLSLSTLPGNHSGQFEYFVSPLDKAPCDIEERNLWTAFEHLISNLHKMFLALLKCNAKTKTMLLKWIADCIYANLSKGKIWASQSSSSALLCASDGFMLNLGYVLVMLCQPFCSSPNNSKCLKIDPTYCAVEEADRDAKCVHMKDLSKETCIIPPREVYEDVDGVTRPTAGTYNFVTECFFMTHKVLDLGYRVVAEKLTKISQELSHFRQTFAEALTDPSSELANVLDRRIKHLMTRLLSMRCAIREPQCMSLLANLHSASCHWLVQVAVHKGEHDATTDSYAPLSDLELKFPINEEEPDTLRCVPEFIVENIVGYLSSVKYFSPTTVGERGIDLLEPILSLVLVFMGSAEKMRNPHLRARLAECLATMLPNQQDDDVAVSSMSSFFREKIFKEHPHRLQIVPSLLHVFVGIEVTGQSVQFEQKFNYRRPMYLIMEYLWEIEEHRNIFKRLSEEAEASMEAVTPPIFLRFVNLLMNDAVFLLDEALNNMAQIRTMQSTSDDAVARLSIQEREEHYNNLRYTGMIARFDNILGKHTIRTLEHLTSEIKSVFCHPTMLDRIASMLNYFLLHLVGPNKKNFKVKDSKEYEFDPVTTVLNICRIYIHLGDNDNFCLAVSQDGRSYSPQLFKFAEDVLVRIRGGELVSSLQTVAQRVSELAQRQLKDDEVLGDAPDEFLDPIMNTIMYDPVILPSSKITIDRTTIARHLLSDQSDPFNRSPLSMDQVKSDVELKNKIVKWIEQKRKDHPN